One Prinia subflava isolate CZ2003 ecotype Zambia chromosome 8, Cam_Psub_1.2, whole genome shotgun sequence DNA window includes the following coding sequences:
- the LSM7 gene encoding U6 snRNA-associated Sm-like protein LSm7, with the protein MASGGGGAGKMADKEKKKKESILDLSKYIDKTIRVKFQGGREASGVLKGFDPLLNLVLDGTIEYMRDPDDQFKLTEDTRQLGLVVCRGTSVVLICPQDGMEAIPNPFIQQQDG; encoded by the exons ATGGCGAGTGGCGGTGGCGGCGCGGGGAAGATGGCG GataaggagaagaagaagaaggagagcaTCTTGGACCTCTCCAAGTACATCGACAAGACCATCCGGGTGAAGTTCCAGGGCGGGCGGGAAG CAAGTGGTGTGTTAAAAGGATTTGACCCTCTTCTGAACCTTGTGCTGGATGGTACCATTGAGTATATGCGAG ATCCAGATGATCAATTTAAATTAACAGAAGACACACGTCAGCTGGGACTTGTGGTTTGCAGAGGGACTTCTGTAGTTCTGATTTGTCCACAGGATGGAATGGAAGCTATTCCAAACCCTTTCATTCAGCAGCAAGATGGCTAA